One part of the Vicia villosa cultivar HV-30 ecotype Madison, WI linkage group LG6, Vvil1.0, whole genome shotgun sequence genome encodes these proteins:
- the LOC131615195 gene encoding uncharacterized protein LOC131615195: protein MEQVTTLCDLEACAVVFGPGDTTPLMWPSRAVAETLIHKFESMSEFTRSKNVTDQVSFLKEKGEKLQATLDKMKEDNEETLMGSYMYQIESGGKVLSDFEPSELNRLINFMLKKYKIFSQRLGYIEEGVSHLNSPLENKNGVDFEINTNNQSLNQQPLLDLDNQCDRMIIDFDNNVGSSMRPSPHENLNNGGNMFEVFGGFNNNGGNNIDRSMVIQPYSNPSVGVGEVFPQGVFEGFNGGSTSRVFDEGKYGGFNGEKYSGSAAFPPNMLGVSNGENYQSNLFPQGDLQGSYGIPTNDGSGMTMPMPLNINEDNNNGRHMRSFNANFADGNNFNNRFL from the coding sequence ATGGAGCAGGTGACAACCCTTTGTGATCTTGAGGCATGTGCGGTTGTGTTTGGCCCAGGAGATACAACACCTTTAATGTGGCCATCTCGTGCTGTAGCTGAAACCCTAATACACAAATTTGAGTCGATGTCAGAATTTACCCGATCCAAAAATGTAACTGACCAAGTGTCTTTTTTGAAGGAAAAAGGTGAAAAACTTCAAGCAACCCTTGACAAGATGAAGGAAGATAATGAAGAAACACTAATGGGTTCTTACATGTATCAAATTGAAAGCGGGGGTAAGGTTTTGAGTGATTTTGAACCTAGTGAGTTGAATCGTTTGATCAATTTTATGTTGAAAAAGTATAAGATTTTTAGTCAAAGACTAGGGTATATTGAAGAGGGTGTGTCCCATCTTAATAGTCCTTTAGAGAATAAGAATGGGGTAGATTTTGAGataaacacaaataatcaaagtttGAATCAACAACCATTGTTAGATTTAGATAACCAATGCGATCGAATGATTATTGATTTTGATAACAATGTTGGAAGTAGCATGAGGCCATCACCACATGAAAATCTTAATAATGGTGGTAACATGTTTGAAGTTTTTGGAGGCTTCAATAACAATGGGGGTAACAACATTGATAGAAGCATGGTGATACAACCATATTCAAATCCTAGTGTTGGAGTTGGTGAGGTGTTTCCTCAAGGAGTATTTGAGGGTTTTAATGGTGGAAGTACTTCGAGAGTGTTTGATGAAGGAAAATATGGAGGTTTCAATGGCGAAAAATACTCGGGTTCTGCGGCATTTCCTCCTAACATGCTTGGAGTTTCCAATGGTGAAAATTATCAATCAAATTTATTTCCTCAAGGTGATTTGCAAGGTAGTTATGGTATCCCTACCAATGATGGAAGTGGCATGACTATGCCAATGCCTTTGAACATCAATGAAGACAATAATAATGGAAGACATATGAGAAGTTTCAATGCAAACTTTGCTGATGGAAACAATTTCAACAATAGATTTCtttaa